One Cryobacterium roopkundense genomic region harbors:
- a CDS encoding plasmid pRiA4b ORF-3 family protein — MWRRLTLLSDLTLDVFHDVLQTASGWTDSHLHRFTLPGEPFGHHTQGILTPFDVEEGDEGTLESELRIDQLLAESGDSLLYTYDFGDQWAHTIMFEEMLPLTTRSSGTPPGRWACTGSSTRSMSTRSTAASNAWPGLRRRSSGCVSTQSPLALLIAGVGEQAQEHALWRSFANMYYHAR, encoded by the coding sequence ATCTGGCGGCGGCTCACGCTTCTGTCGGATCTGACACTCGATGTGTTTCACGACGTGCTGCAGACCGCTTCCGGCTGGACCGACAGCCACCTGCACCGCTTCACCCTGCCCGGAGAGCCCTTCGGCCACCACACGCAGGGGATCCTCACTCCGTTCGACGTCGAAGAAGGCGACGAGGGCACGTTGGAGAGCGAGCTGCGCATCGATCAGCTTCTGGCGGAGTCCGGCGATTCACTGCTCTATACCTACGATTTCGGCGACCAGTGGGCGCACACGATCATGTTTGAAGAGATGCTGCCGCTGACTACCCGGAGCAGCGGGACACCGCCTGGGCGATGGGCTTGCACGGGTTCGTCGACCAGGTCGATGTCGACGAGATCAACCGCGGCCTCGAACGCCTGGCCGGGTCTGAGACGGCGCTCATCCGGCTGCGTCAGCACACAGTCGCCGCTTGCTCTTCTTATCGCGGGGGTGGGGGAGCAGGCGCAGGAACATGCGCTGTGGAGGAGCTTCGCCAACATGTATTACCATGCACGGTAA
- a CDS encoding type II toxin-antitoxin system VapC family toxin: MTESRGFLVDSNVLLDIITRDPVWSTWSEHALAEALRSGEVWVNPIVYAEVSLAFASISAQDAALPPDTLRRAPVPFAAGFLAARAHQAYRNRGGTRATTLPDFFIGAHAVVDRLTLVTRDARRYRTAFPGLALVAPDRDA, encoded by the coding sequence ATGACTGAGTCGCGTGGATTTCTCGTCGACTCCAACGTATTGCTCGACATCATCACTCGGGATCCCGTGTGGTCGACCTGGTCGGAGCACGCCCTTGCGGAGGCACTTCGTTCGGGCGAGGTGTGGGTAAACCCCATCGTGTACGCAGAAGTTTCGCTGGCGTTCGCATCGATCTCCGCGCAGGACGCGGCATTGCCACCGGACACTTTGCGCCGTGCGCCCGTGCCTTTTGCGGCCGGGTTCCTCGCCGCTCGAGCCCACCAGGCCTACCGGAATCGTGGGGGCACCCGCGCCACGACGCTGCCGGATTTCTTCATCGGAGCACATGCCGTCGTCGACCGGCTCACCCTGGTCACGAGAGATGCTCGTCGGTACCGTACGGCGTTCCCCGGCCTCGCACTCGTGGCGCCCGATCGCGATGCGTGA
- a CDS encoding DUF3375 domain-containing protein — translation MSVVSQTHALRQLVETDATWRLLRADNAPVIAALLSEHLGGENRRLPAEELYERVDHDLDALRAHGLDLPQSGQGYCAEWRKSGFLTRRPAEEARGETFELAPGALAAIRILEQLEAPRQTVTESRLASIGVQLGQLAIETDPDATRRLEQLHAQRDRLDAQIERIQAGELDTLDPARALERVRDILAQAEEIPSDFARVRAEFENLNRDLRARIVESDDTQRSVLDEVFRGVDLIADSDEGRSFAGFSALVLDPAVGAAFDDDIARVLTRDFTAQLTPAQRRYLRRFIGTLKDHSGEIHEVITTFARGLRRYVQSQDYQRDRVLRGLVRKALAAGVDASTHIKPYQPTGLHLDLSAVALGSIGGIRFHDPADLDATEPIVEHVPGIADLAALRALARETEIDFAELITNVNALLAGASECTVAEVLARHPATQGVASVVGLLTLAANQGVAVDGIETVHWTGVDHPPRAADIPIHRFTGRLL, via the coding sequence GTGTCAGTAGTGAGCCAGACGCACGCGCTTCGCCAGCTCGTTGAAACGGATGCCACATGGCGCCTCCTGCGCGCCGACAACGCTCCGGTGATCGCTGCGCTCCTGAGCGAGCACCTCGGCGGCGAGAACCGCCGCCTTCCCGCCGAGGAACTCTACGAACGCGTGGACCACGACCTCGACGCCCTGCGCGCCCACGGGCTCGACCTGCCGCAGAGTGGGCAGGGCTACTGCGCTGAATGGCGCAAGTCAGGGTTTCTCACCCGGCGCCCGGCCGAAGAGGCCCGCGGTGAGACCTTCGAGCTCGCTCCCGGTGCGCTCGCCGCCATCCGCATCCTCGAGCAACTCGAAGCGCCGCGGCAGACCGTCACCGAATCGCGGCTGGCGAGCATCGGCGTGCAACTCGGTCAGCTCGCCATCGAAACCGACCCCGACGCCACCCGACGCCTCGAGCAGCTGCATGCGCAGCGCGACCGCCTCGATGCTCAGATCGAACGCATCCAGGCCGGAGAACTCGACACCCTCGACCCCGCCCGCGCGCTCGAGCGGGTGCGCGACATCCTCGCGCAGGCTGAGGAGATCCCCTCTGACTTCGCCAGGGTGCGCGCCGAATTCGAGAACCTCAACCGCGACCTGCGCGCCCGCATCGTGGAATCCGACGACACTCAGCGCAGCGTGCTCGACGAGGTGTTTCGTGGCGTCGACCTGATCGCCGACTCCGACGAGGGCCGCAGTTTCGCGGGATTCTCCGCGCTCGTGCTCGACCCCGCCGTGGGCGCCGCCTTCGACGACGACATCGCCCGGGTGCTCACCCGCGACTTCACAGCCCAACTCACCCCGGCGCAGCGTCGCTATCTGCGCCGGTTCATCGGCACGCTCAAAGACCACAGCGGCGAGATCCACGAGGTGATCACCACCTTCGCTCGAGGTCTTCGCCGCTACGTGCAGTCGCAGGACTACCAGCGCGACCGCGTGCTGCGCGGCCTGGTACGTAAGGCCCTCGCTGCCGGCGTCGATGCGTCTACCCACATCAAGCCGTACCAGCCCACGGGCCTGCACCTCGATCTGTCGGCCGTCGCGCTCGGCAGCATCGGCGGCATCCGCTTTCATGACCCCGCAGACCTCGATGCCACCGAGCCCATCGTGGAGCATGTGCCGGGCATTGCGGACCTCGCCGCGCTGCGCGCCCTCGCTCGCGAGACGGAGATCGACTTCGCCGAGCTCATCACGAACGTGAATGCCCTGCTCGCCGGGGCCTCAGAGTGCACCGTGGCCGAGGTGCTCGCGCGGCACCCGGCGACCCAGGGCGTGGCCAGCGTCGTGGGGCTGCTCACGCTCGCCGCCAACCAGGGAGTTGCCGTCGACGGTATCGAAACCGTGCATTGGACGGGCGTCGACCACCCTCCGCGC
- a CDS encoding AbrB/MazE/SpoVT family DNA-binding domain-containing protein — translation MRITSKGQVTIPQWIRERHGLMPQTDVDFTERDGMVILAPAATASKPDRADQLLERLRGSAQKSLTTDEIMHLTRAYDDD, via the coding sequence ATGCGAATCACATCGAAAGGCCAAGTGACCATCCCACAGTGGATACGCGAGCGCCATGGGCTCATGCCGCAAACCGATGTCGACTTCACGGAGCGAGACGGCATGGTAATTCTCGCGCCGGCGGCCACGGCCTCGAAGCCCGATCGCGCCGACCAGCTGCTCGAACGGCTGCGGGGATCCGCTCAGAAGTCTCTGACGACCGACGAGATCATGCACCTGACGCGTGCCTACGACGATGACTGA